Part of the Vigna unguiculata cultivar IT97K-499-35 chromosome 3, ASM411807v1, whole genome shotgun sequence genome, TCtgatatggaccccattttagataagttcgtacctcatcaatttgatttggtgggtataTGCCAAATTTGAGGACGTGTCTCTGTATCACGTTTTaaagcattttcaaattcatatgtaactctaggaactttagcgagttattttttattttcttcaatcttTATATTATCGTGAAGTTTTTCAAGTTTAGATAACGTAGAtgcaatttttttcatcttcatcacaagcattctcttgaaaaaagaatcaattctatcctttatcataatttttcttatataaattcGTCACCTCTCACtttaggaaaaaataaaattatgaataccgcAAATTAAATCTCTAaaccaagactcaatattttaagagaaATTATTAACTTCCCTTATCTTAAAATAGATTCCTAATATTGTTCTTTCCTTATACAACTTCAAAAgctaaaatagctctatctacacaaagagaGTTCGATCAACAACTAGAAcatgattttatgattataAAGATATGTCTAAAGCGTAGAAAAACCacatacaaaagaaaaacatattatttcgaagaaaaaaataggtaaaaaatgaacttactcaaaagaaagAATTGTTTGATTCAAAATGTTTCTCAACTCAATTTTACTGTGATgtcatttgattttaaaaataataagagattaataataaaaattggaatagaaagaataatagagaaaaaaatggagataccaaaggaaaaaaatcaaataaaaaataaaataaattacaacaagaaaaacgtgatttttaaatttaaataaaactttttaaaactaaattatttaaataatataataatatattttaaaatatatataaaaaaaaacgttGGAAAGCCATGCTCCCGTCACACTTAAGTTTCGCCGCTGTTTGGAACATTGTACTTATACATCTTAGTTTGATATTAGTATTCAGTAGGATATGTTCAAAATTCTgtaatcttaaaatatttgggtttgattcattaatattatatttgtggTGAGGTAAGGAATGCAGTACTTTCTGTACAGATGCATGTgtataacttattattttaatgagacttttttatcttgtttaatttatgttaattaacttacactttataacttgttttataattagtttaatatatatatatatatatatatatatatatatatatatatatatatatgatataatatgatagacaaatgataaaataaaacaaaataatcgGAACGTAAGATTTATAAATGTGTAATTCtccttttttctttcacaaaatTCTTAAGTTTATATTCTTTCtcaaatagattttttttttctttaaattaaatcgAGCTGACTCTGCCTAAATAGGCTATACTCTCACAAATAACTAGTATGCCATAAACTTCATTTATATGCGAAAAAATGTTCCAACCAATACCGACCAAAGATGGagcatacttttttttattatttgcatACGTCATGCATTCTACTTAAAATTCACACATATTATGCACAAAATTAATCTAGTATATCACGTCAGCTATACTCATGTCAAATGTCAGTAGCTCCATACAAATCACACTGTTACgaagaaaaactaaaacaaaataaaggtTGAGATTCTACCTTAAAAGgcatgaaaattatttttctcgcgaacttttaataatatacaCGTAATAACATCTcaataaatgagaaaaatatttaatatgatttaaaaaaaaatgttgaatgtATGTTAAAAGAGTATGTGTAATatagttttaaacttttaaactttaaattgaataaacatataaaagtaTAACCTTTCAGAAGAGTAAAAGGAATTAAATCAGACAGAGTATATATGAAAATGCACACAGGTCTGAAACTTCTACTATGATTTATCATTCATATTACCAACCAACTATTTGCTAGAAACCTTCATAATGTTTCATACAAAAAAACTACATACTAATACTGTCAGCAAATACTAGGATGTTTTTTATACTTGGAGGCAAGTTCAGCTGGATCAGATACAGTTAACCAAAAGGAAAAAGGTAAACGCCATCTCTCTAACTCTAAGTAAGGTTTGGCAGACAAAGTTGACAAACTCAAGATTGAACATTTTGGCGCCATTCATCTACTGCTGTTCTTCACCAATTTCAGTCGTCGCGCACACCCAACAAAACTCCTGCACAACAAAATCCCAAAACACTAATTAGTATACACACCCTAATTGGAACTTTTATGCTAATCAGTGTTCTCTCTGTGGAAGATATCTTTGCTTAACTATTAGTATTAGTGATTTCCTAAGGTTTTACTCCGTACATATTGTAACAGAAATAAATGAGTAGGGTTTTGATTTGGTGGAATATGAGAAAGGTATTATTAGGTAGGAAGCACTTGCCTCCAAGGTACATCTTGTGCCAGAAGCCAGTCACCTTCTTTATCCTGATAAGCCAATTCATAGCCGTTTGATTCTTGATGACATGTTCCAAACATGTCCATTAAGGTTTCCATCAGCGTGTGAAAGGATCGGTGCATGCCAAGATCGACCTTCCGCGCGATTCCCACACCCTCCATCTTCACCTTCACGTACTGAGAATTTGAGGTGGTGGAACAACCATGGTCAACCCATATCACGTGATTGTTTCTTCCTGCAACCTCGTCGTGATCTCCACAGTTATCGACACGGAGTTTCTTCCTCCGATAGTTTACCGGTGGCCAACCCACTACATCATCTGCATCCTCCTCGTCCTTCCTGATTAAACAAACCCGAATGAAtaagaaagaataaaagaataaaagagtTGAAATACACAAAATTTGACCAGTAGTACTCACTTGGTGATGCTAGAACATTGGCTGTGGTGATCATGATCATCTTGATGGTGGGTTGGCGTCAAAGGAAGGAGAGACAACGTTGGAAGTACAAGGTCGGTGTGAGGGGTTTGTGGTGCATGATCAAAGATCTGAGAGAGGGTacgttttttattttgatggaaaGGGAAGATAGGGTCATAGGCATGAGAATTGAGGTCAAGTGGTTGAGATTGAGATTGATGGGTTGAGAGAGCAAGACCAAGTTGAAGCTCCATTGCATGCAATGTTATGGCGGTATGAAGAataagaagagaagagagaatctaagagaaaatgtgtatatatatgtgtgtggaGATGATGAGAGACAGAGTAAGAGCTAGGGATGAGGGTTTTAATTTGTAAGAAAGAGAGATGAGAGTAGGGTAGGGGAGTCCGGGGCTGGCGGGTATGGGACAAGGTGTTGGGAAGAAAGGGTAAAATGTCGGAATCAATGTTTGCCTTTTTGCCGACCCAATTGCCTCCTTGTTTACTTGTATTTCTTTTCTCAGATCCCCACCTTCACCCCACCAACCCACTCCTGTTACTATTATTACCATTACTGTTACTCACGCGCATTCCCTTCAAATCTCATCTCCACTTGCTTACTTTCTCACGGACATGGAAccctaagaaaaaaaaaaatcaattcgtTTACTTCTTCTACCCAAACCTTTCAATTTGGCTCCACTCACTGTTTAGATTCTATTCTTTTCCCCATCATGACATCTGATTctcttttgtttattaattatgtatgccttttgtttctttacctaTTTCTTTGTAACCCACCTTCTTTCcattaaaaataagattggATACTGTATCACTGTATATATATGATACTGTATGTAATTTTGTacaattataagaaatttaaaagcAGATATTGAAAAACTTTCAGTTAAtccttattaataataataataataataataataataataataataataatcagaTATAAGAAAATAGATAGGTAAAAAACGATATTTAGCGTCatgcaaatttattaaaatgagtgatattaaaaaaaaattaaaaagtatatgaTGGGATTTTTATTCTTGGTTGGACAGATAAGAAGTTTCAATATACAACTTGAGCTTGATATCTAATCTTGATTTACTTGGACAAAATATATTAGTTAGATGTGGATGGATGACCAAGCAATACATTGAGATTTCCATCAAAATTTTCATGTTCTTTTATAACTATGAGATTGACTTGAAGCTATATGTACTGTAGGATAACTCTTCTTTGAATGGactttctataattattttgagaTTAATCTTGTGACTGTGATGACATAAAATGCAcctcaaatttatataatttcttttacaaaacatatgaattatgttactattttaaaagtttattactTTCATAGattataatttaatctatatattgctatattatcaattaattaattataaaatatgtgagTATAACTTTTGTTATATACTAAATATCTAACATATGTCATCggattataacaataaaatctaCATCAtcattgtaacatcccatttaattattaagtgaaattaaaggaaaacgtcacacaatataagtACAGTAGCGTGGTCCTGGGGTCTTTAACACAACCCTGACAAAACacgggcacaccacgatgccaaaggtAAGCTGAAAGCGAATACAACATAGAGTGTAGCGTAGCAATACAGAAAaagatacatgggccatagccctaaataGAATACGAAgaaaactccagcccagatggctaagctgcggaatcaccattcgcttgtttaccatgagaacctcgcccatctgctcccatcaaccaagttgatgatcatcgcaagaagaacaaccacatacatcacaaacatgcaacaaaacgggtaagctagagccaatcaacatattcaacatgcaatcaaatgtatttttactatctcatccacatagcaaccaaacaggTTATGAcccttcattcaatacactacgacttgactcgactcatccggatacgtataacttggtcggattcagcggatgcttgcacttgtgtgggtacccctgctcgaccctgagctgctcgatcctgagccatgTATTACTAGTGTTGCAATGAAacaaatctctcccaccacaaggttagcccttagtgagtttcaggcctcctgctactcccaccacaagagtcagtctgctctaagtgagactaactgactcctcggagcgtcagcatacaaccttaccttgaatccttacctagttatacagatggggcaccaccatgaacacccactagcaggggccatggaattacgtcccgaccactgaagcgcgaccccggaggtctcacctagagacccccaaggaattacacgctgacacggaccaacattcataattcatcgataagagaatattaaatcatgtttttttttcaatcccaTATCCACCCTTGGAATTAACATCCTCATATGCATCACCTCTCAagtccatacctctgatcatcaccatcccaatgagtctggggtctcatctcatattaatcaTGTATCCCTTTAGTTCCAACGCATTCATTTATTTCACACATTAagtctcataccaacccattcatTCACAATTCACGAATCATGCCAGAAATATATctcatactccattatatacacgtccatcatcacacaatcatacCCAATCAAAACAGATCATTCGGGAATCATCAAACGTCCAAAACATAACACAgcctcgcccagcatctcgcccaggctgaggggtctcgctcaggcgagcctccccctcgcctaggcgagagcacaaaCTCAGGTGTGTGGGcatcacgggatctcgcttaagcgagatcccccctcgcctgggcgagctgcCTGCTTGCTCAAAAGGTGagcgagtcgcctgggcgagatctcGTGCAGGgcctccctgtttcatctcgcctaggcgagattgactcgcttgggcgagattaacaggtctcgccactgttcttcactgaaACAGCCATGTTTTCCGGCCAAAACACACATGCAAAGCATTCTTATGCATCCAAAAGACAGATCCCATCATACATTCAACAAATAACGCCCAACCCATTCAAAAGGAGACTCAAAACCataaccctaacttcccgtacctggaaaaggcTAAAAGCGGGTGCGTCTCCAACAGCGGAACGCGAAGCTCCAACGGCAGATTGAAGTGCTGTGGAACAGATGCAGAAGAGCATACATGAGCCTATGACGAACCTCTACTGGAAGTACATCGTAATGGCGGAAGAAAAGCAAAACCAGAGGTGTAGAGTA contains:
- the LOC114175148 gene encoding auxin-responsive protein IAA29-like, encoding MELQLGLALSTHQSQSQPLDLNSHAYDPIFPFHQNKKRTLSQIFDHAPQTPHTDLVLPTLSLLPLTPTHHQDDHDHHSQCSSITKKDEEDADDVVGWPPVNYRRKKLRVDNCGDHDEVAGRNNHVIWVDHGCSTTSNSQYVKVKMEGVGIARKVDLGMHRSFHTLMETLMDMFGTCHQESNGYELAYQDKEGDWLLAQDVPWRSFVGCARRLKLVKNSSR